AATTGTTGGACCCAAGTTTGAGGGCTTTGCAGAAAACGATTTGTATCATGAAGACCCAACAGGAGCAGAACATCATTTATACAGTCAAGGTTTAAATATCGCTTTAAATAATTACTTGAATTACAAAGGTTTTGAAATTCCTTTAGAAGATTATTTCGATTTTAAAGTGCCTAAAAAAACAGTAAAAGCTGATTTAATTGCGAGTTCTTTAAAGGTTAAACCATAAATAATCACAAACTTGTCATTTCGACTTTTTAGGAGAAATCTCATAAAAATGATAACACAAAATTGAGCAACTTGTGTGATTTCTCTTTTAGTCCAAATGACAAAACTGGATGTTAATTTTATGTAAAAGTGTTTAACTCAATAAAACTTTCTTATTTTGAATACGCTCCTGAAGAATACGTTAACTCATAACTATGAGTGTAAATTTCAAAAACAATTCCAAAAGGATCTTCTACATAACACATTTTAAAAGGCTTATCTTTTGGATAATATTCTCTAATAGGCATTCTTTGTTTTCCTCCATAAGAAACAATTTTTTCAATCAATGCTTCGATATTTGGATCTTGTATGCAAAAATGAAACAAACCTGTATTAAAAGGATTGAATTCAGGAGCTTCTTTTACGCCATTTGGAAATGAAAATAATTCAATACCAATGCCATCTGAAGTTGCTAAGTGCGCAA
The DNA window shown above is from Polaribacter sp. Hel_I_88 and carries:
- a CDS encoding VOC family protein, with product MKENQEYPKSFSHIGITVPNIKEAVKFYSEVMGWYVIMEPSTIKKETETAIGQMCIDVFGDDWTEFEIAHLATSDGIGIELFSFPNGVKEAPEFNPFNTGLFHFCIQDPNIEALIEKIVSYGGKQRMPIREYYPKDKPFKMCYVEDPFGIVFEIYTHSYELTYSSGAYSK